The Parus major isolate Abel chromosome 24, Parus_major1.1, whole genome shotgun sequence sequence CCCATTCGGGGTCATTCGAGGTCATTTGAGGCCCTGACCGGGGTTACTTCAGGTCATTGGGGTCATGAGAGGTCATTTGAGACCCTGTTCAGGGTTACTTCAGGTCATTGGGGTCATTTGAGGTCCTGTTCAGGCCCCAATAATTGATCAGGGGTCAGATGGGGACACAGGAGTTCATTCTTACGAGCTGGGGCCAAAGGACAAGGGACACTTTGTGCCCAAACACTGCCAGGCCAGTCCAGGGCAGCCCAAAGCCCCAGGGACCTGTGGGGTCACCCATCATTCACCCTCTGTCCTCTCAGGGTGCTGGTTATTtgctttattaatattttttattaattagtaGTGTATTAGTGTTTATTAATCATCTCCTGTACACATCAGCATCTAGAGTATTGGTGTTAGGTACTAATACAATATCAATAAATTCTAATGTCAAATTCTAtttacagtattattttttttaaagatccaGTGGTATAATCACCTCTTACAGCCTAAAACTTGGATTATTTATTAGAATAAACAGATTTATTAGCATTGGTAGTGATTAGTGTATTATTAGCAGCCACAGGGGGATAAATGGGTCCTATTGGAACCTGCAGGGGATTATGGAATGTCCTTTCCCCCCTTCTGTCTGTGGGAACAAACTCCACCACTCAGCTTTGAATCCGTACTTTATTttcacatatataaaaaaaaaaaccttggaaGTTatcagaccaaaaaaaaaaaacaaacaaaaaaaaaataaaaaccaaacaaagaacaacaaaacccGAAACAAAACTCCTGGAAATGTACACACAATccaacaaaaatatatatatatataaaccaaAGCTTTTGCTCGGACACCACGTGTAGCAGGCGGGGGCAGCTCCCCTCTGgtcagggctgggacagccgGGGGACGAAGGCTTGtggccagcagagctcagaggagctgatTTACAGGCACGAGGGGCTGGGACAGAAGCTCGTGGCAGGTTCTTGCCCATCTCCCCTCCTCACCGTGGGGCCAGAGGTGCCAGTGAAGCACAGAGAGGAGTTTGACCTGGGGCTGGCAATGGCtgagcacaaaaaaaccctgagacGTCACTGACTGGCCCTGTCTAATATTGAATTTAAATCTGTGGgagctctggctcctgctgctgcagcagctgagcagcatcCCTACAATAAACCAGATTGACAGGGGAGAGGGGAGCCCTGCCCCTCgggccagcacagctccaaacCACACACCCTAAAGCCTTTCTGGAGCTTGGCACCCCTTCCTTGCTCTGCCAGGTCCTCTCCTCCTGTGGGATCACAGCACCGCTGGGATAAACTGACCCAGAAACGGTTCagagacaaaacaaagcactcAAAACCTTTCAGAAGCTGCAAACACCTCTCCAACACACCCCCCTTCCACTCCTCTCTCCTCCAACCTCCACCCACTACAGCTAAGGTGCTTCAGACATCCCAAAAACCAAACTTCACCAGCCTCTTTGAGCAAGGTCAGGGTACAAAGAATGCATCAAAACCTTCCTACAACATGTACAGAACAGATTACCTGAAAGAGCCTCAAATCCTTCCACCAGGTAGGGATTAATGGGATATAATTCTTCCTAATATTGCTGTGGCTTCTCTGGAGTAGTAAAGCGAGTCCAGCTTTGCTGCTAAGGCAACACCTGCGAGCCCAGGGCTGAGGTAATGGCCAGGCAAGTCAGGCAGGTGTCCCCAGCACGGTGACACACGGGTGGGCTCTGGCCGTGctccccaggggctggagcaggggtggGAGAAGGCAATCCAAGAGCAGGAAAGGTTTGAAGGAAGAAAGCACTTAGTAGGTTTCCTCTCTAGTTTCTCAGATCGATGTATTTCTCGCTCTTCAGTTCCGCCGAAAGAGAAAGGGGGAGGGAAAACACACGGTTAGGGGTGAGCACAAAGCAAAtcctctgctgcaggtgtggtggtgacacacacacaggggtGGGGACAGGCACACACCCTGAGGGgagggcagtgggagctgtgcagagccaggcaggggctCCCTCCTGGCCCGAGGCAAATAAAACCACAGTGGGctcaggggctgcagcctgtggctgcCACAGACAGTGAaaagctgctccatcccaggtGAGGGGAAAGCACAAGTCACAAAAGACTCAGCCCAAGATCTCTGGCTCAGAGGATCcattcctgcagcctctgctctgacTTCTGGCCAGAGACCTTTCTATTTCAGCTCCATGTCCCACAGCCCCCGGGGgaagctggcagctgctccacGGAAGGAGTCAGAGCCAagcagggcaggcagtgggCACTGCCACGGAGCAGAGCTTTGTCCCCTCCCGGAATtgtcccctgccctccctggcaCGGCCCCCCCGAGCGCTGCAGATGGATGATGGAGGCCCGtgcagggtgggcagtgccggaggaggggagcagagcattACCTGGTGCGGCCCGGGCAGGGCGGTGCCCGTCGCTCTGTCCTACCTGGTCAGCTGCGGCTCTCTTCTCGCCGTTGGCGCCCTGCAGGAGCCCCGCCTCTTCGGAAAGTTTATCTGACTTAACTTCAACTACAATCTTGTCTTTACGGGCCTCTGGCTTTGTGCTAGGGGAGGGAGGTGACAATTTTTGAGACGCGTTTGTGATACCTGCCAGGGCACGTGGCCGGCCGAGCCCTGGGGCTTGGGACCAGGGGCTCAGAGCGCTGGGGTCAGAAAGGCTCCAGCTCACAGAAAGCTTTGGATTGCCCAGGGAGGGGGCCCTTGGCTGCTCTACCACTCTGCTGTCTCCTCCCTGCACGGCAGTGCCCTGTGAGAAGCTGGAAAAGCCGTGGTGACCCGAGGCCGTGCTCCCGCTCTGCGacgggcagggagcagctggagcggTGGGGTggcatgggatgggatggggtgcgatgggatgggatggggtgcGATGGGGTGCGATGGGAAGGGAAGCATGAGTGATATCaagcacccccagccccacaggcccCTGGGGGACAGGTGACAGTGCTTACATGTCCTGCTTCCCAGCACGGCCACACGGGATCTTGCCTTTCTTGTGCAGGAAGTAGATGACAGcgcccagcacagccaccacgAGGATGGCCACGATGATGGCCACGATGATCACCCCTTGGCTCTCTGCTGTTGACTTTTGATCTAAACACAGcggggagagaaaaaaaattaatgcctGTCTCACTGTGACTCCCTCCAGCTTCACTTCTGTGTAGGAAAGGGCCCCTTCTCCCAAAAAACTCCAATgcttccccagctgccagcaggatgCAGGTTTCAGTACAGAAATGCTCCTTGGGGCAGTTTCTGTAGGAACACAGAAAttctgctctgggctgccaAGCTCCACCTGCCACAGGAGGGTGGATAACAGGAATTCCTGCAGGCCATTCCAGGCCATCCCTCTGCTTCCTTGCCCAGCAGGTTTGGGCTGCAAGAAGCTGCACTTGGCCTCGCTGAGGATAAGCAGGCAGCTTTCCCACCGTTGGGGACAGAgcctctgcctccctgctggCTTGGCAGGGAGAGGCTGCAAGAGAAGCAGCgcagagccagcagccaagcTCCCTCCCCAGGCTAGAGGTGAGCAGAACTGGTGTCCTGACACCATCAGCAGACTGACCTTTCCTGATGGAACCAtctggaagagcaggaagggaggaaagacaCCGAGCTCAgccaccccacagcagcacgGCCCAGCCGGCACCTGAGCCGGGGGGACTGATACTGCTGGGGGCTCCTGGGACAGAAAGCAGTGCCTGACACTCACCCACCAGCTGGATGTGCTTCTCACTGACACCCAGACTGTTGGACACGCGGCACATGGCTCCCGCCTGCAGCAGGTCGTGGCTCACCCGCACCGTCAGGTTGCTGGCGATGTGCTGGTTGTCCATGTACTCGTGagtctgggcagggcaggcagagcaggattCAGCACCTGAGCAGCCCCTCGGACACCCCAGCCTGGCCCCTGCCAGCTCTCACCGTGCCATTGATGCTCCACTGGACGGTGGGCCGGGGAAAGGCGATGGCCTTGCAGGTCAGGTTGATCACCTCGTCCTGGCGCACGTACAGCGGGGAGCTGATGGCCACGATCCGCGGCTTCCCTGTGGGCAGGGGACatcagcacccacagctcctggggaacgggtgctgggcaggcaggggtCACTCTGCACCCATGCCAGGTCTTACCCTCGACAGCCACGGACACCTtcttgctctgctccagccctggcacgCTCGGGGCCATCACCCTGCAGCTGAAGGTGTTGGAGGTTTCAAAGGTGAGGTTGCTCAGGTAGAGCTGGTTCCCATCCACCAGCTTCTTGCCCTGTTGGGAAGGAAAGTCCCCAGCAATGAGCCCTCTGTGCCCATGTCCCAGGGGAGTTCCAAGCACAAGGAGGGAGCCTgcaagcacagcagctccctgcagtaGTGGCAGGAGGTGACAATATGGGGGTGGACAATGCAGGCCCATGAAAGAAGGAATCTTTTCCCCAGTTTCTCAGGAGAGATGGAGCAAGGTCCTGACTGCCTAATTTGCTGCAAAGCCCAGGTACTCACCTTCTCATCCCTCCACTGGTATTTCAGGCCCACAGGGCTGAAGGCGTCACAGCTCAGCGTCACGCTGTCCCCTTCACGAAGGGTTGAGGACGGCTCCATCTTCACACGGACCCCTTCAATGTCTAGGAGAGGGATGGAGACCAGGGCAGGGTGAGCAGGAGGGACAAAGCACCCACCATGAGGTCCACAGGGTCCAGTCTCCATTCTCTTACAGTTCACAACAAGATCCACATCCTCCTCTATCTGTGACATATCATCCAGGTCCAAGGACTGGCACTTGTACGTTCCATTGCTGCTCTTGTCCACCTCGTGCAGCTTCAGGACCCCACTGTCGGGCTCTGCCAGCGACGTCAGATCCTGCCACTCGTTCAGCTGCAGACAGTGGCACAAAGtcctcagccccacacaggcCCCCTCCCACCCAGCCACTGGGACAAGGAGCAACCAGGAGATGTTTGCCAAGGGAGAGGTGCCCCGCTCCCCTCCAGCCTCACGTTTTTCTTAAAGAAGCTGAAGATGGGCTGTGGGTTCCCATCAGCCTCGCAGACCAGCGTCACATTGTCCCCTTCCTTCACCAGCGCCGAGGACGACACCACCTGCAGCTTCAAGTGCTCGGCGGGGTCTGGGAGCAGGGACGGGCAGAGTCAgtgcccagccccactgcagggcACCAGTGCAGCCCCCCCGGCCCCAGACTCACAGAAGATGTTGACCTGGACCTCCCGAGACTCCAGGGCATGCCTCTGTCCCCTCAGCCAGTAGTGCACGGTGCAGCGGTAGCGGGAGTGGCGGTCCTCACGCGTGACAGGCGCGTACAGCGTGCTGCTCACGGTGTACAGCCCGCTCGACTCGCGCGTCAGCGTCGACTGGATCGTCACCTCTGTGGGGGACACAACCACACAGGTGTTCTTGGGgtgccagcccccagcccctcctctccccagctggTTGCCCATCCCCGCCCAACTCACGGTTCTCCTGGGTGTGCAGCTGCTCCCCATTCTTGTGCCACGTGATGTTGGGAGGTGGGAAGCTGTTCTTGCTCGTGCACTTGGCAATCTGTGGTGGCAGAGACAGCCATCAGCACAGGTTAGGGTTAGCAGGGAGCCTCCCCCTCCCCTGTGTGCAGCCTCTCCTCACCTGTGGGACATCAATGCTGTGCACAGAGATGCCTGCTGAGGTGGGCTCAATCTTAGGGGTGTTGGGGACCTCTGAAAAGAGAAGGCACCCCCCGTGAATTAGGAGGGATGGGATCCCTGGCAGAGCGGCTGCCTGACCGTGCTGCCCTCCTGCGTCACTCACTGTAGACGCTGAGCTCGGTGCTGTTCTCGCCCACGCCGTAGCTGCCAGCCCCGACCTGGCACACGAAGGTCCTGGCGTCCTGCGCTGTCACCGCGCTGATGGACAGGGCCCTGTCCCCATCCAGTGACAGCCGCTTCTTGTAGTCAGTGTCATCCTCCAGGACGCCGCTGGCCGTGATGTGGTACAGCCTCACCTGCTTGTTGCTGTGGTCCACCTGCAAGGAGAGGGgcgaggctgggctggggagcccGGCAAGAAGCCCTGGGCTGGTTGCCACCCCAGCcctccagccagagctgctctcccaggccAGCACTCACGTAGAACCAGTCGATGTAGGTGTAGGAAGCATTTTCAGGGATGTAGAAGTTGCACTCGATCCTGGCTGTGCCCCCGATTTCCACTTCCACCACGTCCGGCATGGAGATCTCCAActtgctggctgcagctgtgggacagaATTTGCTGTTAGGGGCAGGAAGAACAGGGAACGATGGGCTGCCCAAGCACAGCCTgtccccatctccatcccacaggagctgtgggacagAGCGTGTCTTGTGCCCTACACACCatgtcccagcccagcagcagtgacagccacactcgctgcctgcagcacccacagagcCCATGGGCTCAGGCCAGGGGACCTGGCATGTCGTGTCccccccagctgtgtccccaggacACTGTTGGGAGGCAGCATGTCCCCAGTCACCAGAGGACTCCCAGGTCCCTCCACAAGCTCTGACCCTGCCGCCCCAGCAGGAACCTGGCACTCAAagcatccatccctgcagcattcccaaggCTTCCCCtcgctgctgctctgctccctgcccagctctgctcacccaCAGCACTCCTGTGAGCGGAGCTGGCCCGTCCCTGCACCCCAcattccctcccagcccagccagcagcagtaatggagctgctggccctgctccagagAGGATGGGCAAGGTAATGGCTATTGATCCAGGACAGGGCACCAAGCAGTTTCCCAAGGGattgggagcagagcagccccagccggGCAGAGCAGAGACAAGGCTGGCATCACAGCAAGGATGGGAGTGTCACTGCCACCATCCCTGACAAAGCAAAGGGGGCTCTGCAAGCCCTGGGCtggcacacagccctgcagaggggacaACAGCCTGTCCCCAAGCAACAGAGCCAGGCCAGGTATGGGAGCTGGGGACAAGAGGCTTGGAGGAAGCAGCTGTGTCAACATCTCCCTTGATAGCGCCCGCTCCAACAGCCACCACCGAGGCGACTTCAAAGGGCAGCGCTGTGCCCACAAAATGCTCTTTGTTTGCAGTGGGTATGCGGTGGCACAAAGCCAAAACACAGCCAGGGgccctcctgccacagcaaaGGCCCCGACACGCAGGACCAGCCACCTCAGAACTCATCAACACACAGGTTTTGGCCCTCGCCCATCCCTTCAGTGTGTTACAGTTGGCACTAGGCAAAGAGGGATGAGCAAatcacagcacagcaaagaaGGTGCTGGAAAAACAGGTGAAAGTCACAGAGATAAGCACgcagcagggacaggaaacTGGTTGagaatagaaaggaaaagatagCTTTGCAcaggaggcagctcctgcatGGCCACGTCTTGGCTGCCTGGTACAGGAGGGCACCTGCACAACTGGGCAAGCCTCGGGCTGGGGTGTGTCCCTGCTGATCCCACCAAGCCTCCCCTGATCCCTGGCACTCTGGATTACAGGCAGCCAGGCCAGACTTTCCCTCTCCATCATTTTCAGACCTTTGGCAAGGgccccaggcagagccagcccctgggagagcagctggccCTCCCCCTGACCCGCTCGGCATGAGAGCCCTCAACCAGGCAGTGGAGCAACCGAAACCgtgagctcagagctggagaaTGGCTGGCATCCGGGGCTGGCATGAGGAACAGCGATCTCCCAGCCATCCACTGCCCTTGAGGAGGCTGACACGGTCgctgcagccccttccctgcctggaaCAAGGGCCCACTGCTCCCCAACTCCTCCGGGACACGCTGGAAGAGGGACACAAGGGGACACTCACAAGATCCCCCACAAGGCTGGGGACACAAGGCTCGCTTCTACAGCTCCAAGACCTTTTGCTATGTGCGTGGGCAGGCTAAAGAGGcactgggcacagccagcctggcacagcaggctACAGGGACTTGGCGATCCTCCCCTGTGCCCAGCGCAGCTGTAGGTTTGGTGATGGAACCTGGGGACATCCATCAGCCACGCGTggagcagcccagctgcagcaccgAGCTCCATCCGCCCCaagtgcctggcacagctccagccggAGACCTCGAGATCTGGAGAGGGCGTCTGCAGGGAGcgagcagggaaggaaggagagccCCCGTGCCTTTTCCATCTGGCTGGCGGACAGCCGGCCGGCAGCCAGAGCTCCACAAGAACAAAGATTTGCTTTTAGCGCTGGGGAAGGGGGTGGGGAGCAGCACAGTCCCGAGCCAGCCTCCTGCAGAGCCGAGGTGTGCGGGGAGACGCGAGAAGTGCGGCTGTGTTGGCGGCACGGAGCCCCCGGCGCTGAGCCCCCGGCCCGGAGCGAGACGAGGGGCACCACAGGGGTCTGGAGCCGCACGTGGGATGCCTGAGGTTGTGGGGTTGTGTTCCCCTCTCAGGGAAACCAGCTGCGGCCAGATCCCGCCTGCTCCCGGCACAGCCACACATGCTACCCTCCTGTTCCCtaggaaagcagcacagatcCCCGAGCCGGGGTGCCCCAGCTCACTCGGAACAGCATCACCCGCCCCCTGGCTTCTtcacagagggaagaaagagggTGCAGAGCCCCAGCCTCGCAAGaagcagcaccaccagcagcGCCCAACACCTCCGCACACCAAACACCTCCACCCAGCCCGCGCCCTGCCGGGCATGGGGACggagccagggctctgctgcagtggggaTCAACACCTTGCACCCCAAAACAACTCCACCACCCTGTCAGGACCCGGTCATGTGCACCTGGAGAGGCAAAGCTCTCAAGCGCACTCCGCAGCTCGGTGGCAACATCCCGACACCTCTCTGACAGCCAGACCGCGGTGCACAAAGGGATGGGGAGGCTCAGGCAGCCCCGGGGTGGGCTCAGGCCCCCGTTCCAGCAGCTTTGGCTGGCCTGGGAATGTCTTGGCCGTGGCTCCTTGTGCTTCTGGGAAGCATCAAGACTTTCACGCGGCTGGGCTTCCAAATACACCGACGCCGCCAACCATTGAGAGACTCCTGGCTCGACACatgtgctgtgggaaggggaTCCCGGCACGGGACGGGGGTGGGAGCAGCCTGCTCTAGACTCCGGTCTGCGCCTGACTTTGGCTCCAACACCTCGGCCTGGGCAGGTTCCCAGCGCCGGGGCCACCTCCGCAGCTCAGcggagcagggagcagccagcgCACCGGGACCGCTCCCGGGCCCCCGGCGAGGGGAGGGCGGGATgcggggagcggggcagggcaggaagcGCAGCCACCCCCCGAGGGTGATAATGGACTGGAAAGtgcataaaaaaagaaagcacgaaaaaaagccaagagaaaCACAGCGCTCAGGGGAAAACTCCTTAGAAGGAAAGGGGTGGATGCTTCCTAACAACAACCAGCTCTCCCCGGTGCGCGCTGAACGCACGTGGGTCACCCCTCAACCTGCCCGGCGCTGGGGGGGCTGCGGAGGGACCCCGAGAGCGGGATGGGGCACCCAGACCCACCCTGGATCGCGGGGCCATCCGGGCGGGGACGCACGCTGGGAAGGGCCGGTCCCACCTGGGCTGCCCCGACCCCGCGATCCGAGCATTCCCGGCGCCGCGCCAGGCACCGCCCGAGGGGCGCAGCGCTCCCGGCTGCCCGCGCTGGCCCCGCCGCGGCTCTGCGGGGACACCCCTCCCTGCGGCTGCCACCTCGGGGAGCTGCACAGGGGGAAAGCCCAGCCCCGCTGCAGCCCGGTGTCCCCCAGAACGAAGGACATCCCTGCCAGGGCTCGGCGGGACCCCGCGCCGCGCCCCGGAGCGCTCCGCAGGTGCGCGCGTCCTCCCGTCCCGCACCGCCCGGCCCttcccggtcccggtcccgcACCGCCCGACCCttcccggtcccggtcccgcACCGCCCGGCCCTTCCCGCAGCCACTCACcgcagcagagcaggaggcagcagccccagcccagggcgAGCCCCGCCGGCCGCCGCCCCCCAGCCATGCCCGCCGCCGGCCGCCCGAGACTGAGCGGGGCCGCGGGCTGACGTCAGGcggaggaggagaggaggaggaggagaggaggaggaggaggaggaggaaggcgCGGTGCCTGCCCACCGCCCGCAGCAGCTTATCacccccccagcagcagccgGGCGGGCGCCGTCTCCGCCCAGCCCCGCAGCGCCGTGTCCGGTCCCGCACGGCAGCGGGCAGCGCTCGGGCCGGCCCCCAGCACGGCCCCCGCCGTTCCCAGCTGCGCCGGAGGGGCTGCGgacctgccagctcctgcctgtccgGGCGTGCACGGGCTGAGGCAGGCAGACTGCCGGGCGCTGGAGGTGGAATCTCTCGAGCCCCAGAGCAGCGTGGGATGTGTTTTTCAGAGTGTTGGGGGCGACAGTCACTCCCCTGAGAGTCCAACGTGCAGGTAGCAGTGGCGATAATCAGAAGTGAcctgctgccctgctcagccccaaCCCCACACTGCCCTAAagcccagccacagctgccGGGTCACCTCTGAACCCACGCCAAACAAGGACAAACTCCAAACAGGGAGGCGAAGCGCTGTTTGTCATTGTCTGGGCTCCGACAAACACCTGCGGGCCGGAGCAGGGCCGTGTCCCAGGCCGGCCACCGGGGTGTGCAGGCCGGCACCCCAGCTCCGCTGAGCCTCGctgtccccccagccccgctgggAGCCCCGTCCTGTCCCCGAGGAGAGCCCCGGGGCATCACAGTGAGGAGCCCC is a genomic window containing:
- the MCAM gene encoding cell surface glycoprotein MUC18 isoform X1 produces the protein MAGGRRPAGLALGWGCCLLLCCAAASKLEISMPDVVEVEIGGTARIECNFYIPENASYTYIDWFYVDHSNKQVRLYHITASGVLEDDTDYKKRLSLDGDRALSISAVTAQDARTFVCQVGAGSYGVGENSTELSVYKVPNTPKIEPTSAGISVHSIDVPQIAKCTSKNSFPPPNITWHKNGEQLHTQENQVTIQSTLTRESSGLYTVSSTLYAPVTREDRHSRYRCTVHYWLRGQRHALESREVQVNIFYPAEHLKLQVVSSSALVKEGDNVTLVCEADGNPQPIFSFFKKNLNEWQDLTSLAEPDSGVLKLHEVDKSSNGTYKCQSLDLDDMSQIEEDVDLVVNYIEGVRVKMEPSSTLREGDSVTLSCDAFSPVGLKYQWRDEKGKKLVDGNQLYLSNLTFETSNTFSCRVMAPSVPGLEQSKKVSVAVEGKPRIVAISSPLYVRQDEVINLTCKAIAFPRPTVQWSINGTTHEYMDNQHIASNLTVRVSHDLLQAGAMCRVSNSLGVSEKHIQLVDQKSTAESQGVIIVAIIVAILVVAVLGAVIYFLHKKGKIPCGRAGKQDITKPEARKDKIVVEVKSDKLSEEAGLLQGANGEKRAAADQSEKYIDLRN
- the MCAM gene encoding cell surface glycoprotein MUC18 isoform X2 — its product is MAGGRRPAGLALGWGCCLLLCCAAASKLEISMPDVVEVEIGGTARIECNFYIPENASYTYIDWFYVDHSNKQVRLYHITASGVLEDDTDYKKRLSLDGDRALSISAVTAQDARTFVCQVGAGSYGVGENSTELSVYKVPNTPKIEPTSAGISVHSIDVPQIAKCTSKNSFPPPNITWHKNGEQLHTQENQVTIQSTLTRESSGLYTVSSTLYAPVTREDRHSRYRCTVHYWLRGQRHALESREVQVNIFYPAEHLKLQVVSSSALVKEGDNVTLVCEADGNPQPIFSFFKKNLNEWQDLTSLAEPDSGVLKLHEVDKSSNGTYKCQSLDLDDMSQIEEDVDLVVNYIEGVRVKMEPSSTLREGDSVTLSCDAFSPVGLKYQWRDEKGKKLVDGNQLYLSNLTFETSNTFSCRVMAPSVPGLEQSKKVSVAVEGKPRIVAISSPLYVRQDEVINLTCKAIAFPRPTVQWSINGTTHEYMDNQHIASNLTVRVSHDLLQAGAMCRVSNSLGVSEKHIQLVDQKSTAESQGVIIVAIIVAILVVAVLGAVIYFLHKKGKIPCGRAGKQDIARNTSI